The following coding sequences are from one Pocillopora verrucosa isolate sample1 chromosome 5, ASM3666991v2, whole genome shotgun sequence window:
- the LOC131781564 gene encoding protein eyes shut homolog, whose protein sequence is MRREWHVVVAGRDGRQGWLYVDTQPRKEGESPAPLVGLNLFEPLYIGGIPNTRQLPSTLEFKTGGFHGSIYDVGIRFAKGTSFIKLSTSTGMADAANDWAVVKGRNVGNESYNECNTLNPPCFNGGNCTQEGATFICSCPAEWTGLYCGNQRLPCYGYSPCVSGSCRPDGLNTICDCPLGKTGQFCSQDIIIQTPRFQNFSYMMFAKTNIRSTTQITIRFKPETLDGILFYVSHEEQSTTGDFLSIILHNGFVKLRYDLGKGVGEAVSNVTVSLNTWYTVKAIRNAQNGSLTINDGNPVYVTSPGLAVALDVRSNFYLGGVRKLSNVNPRAVDNAASFVQDFSGCIDYFEVNGILYFQPNTAPVEGRNIANCPEQQVA, encoded by the exons ATGCGCAGAGAGTGGCATGTAGTAGTCGCAGGGCGAGATGGGCGTCAAGGCTGGCTGTATGTTGACACCCAACCTCGTAAAGAAGGCGAGTCTCCCGCGCCACTTGTGGGACTCAACTTGTTTGAGCCACTTTACATCGGCGGTATTCCCAACACACGTCAGCTTCCTAGTACGCTGGAATTTAAAACCGGAGGATTTCATGGTTCTATATATGACGTAGGCATTAGATTCGCTAAAGGAACTTCATTCATCAAACTCTCAACTTCGACAGGCATGGCCGACGCAGCTAATGACTGGGCGGTTGTCAAGGGAAGAAATGTCGGTAATGAAAGCTACAACGAATGTAACACCCTCAACCCACCATGCTTCAATGGAGGAAACTGCACCCAGGAAGGGGCCACATTTATCTGTTCCTGTCCAGCGGAATGGACCGGTTTGTACTGTGGTAATCAACGCCTGCCATGTTATGGTTACAGTCCGTGCGTCAGTGGTTCATGTCGTCCTGATGGACTGAACACCATTTGCGATTGTCCTTTGGGGAAGACTGGACAATTTTGCAGTCAAg ACATCATAATCCAAACGCCGCGGTTCCAGAATTTTTCATACATGATGTTTGCCAAGACAAACATAAGATCTACCACACAGATCACGATCAGATTTAAACCGGAAACGCTGGATGGCATTCTGTTTTATGTGTCCCATGAAGAGCAGAGCACGACTGGAGACTTTTTGTCCATCATTCTACACAATGG ttttgtcaaGTTGAGATATGACCTTGGCAAGGGCGTCGGCGAGGCAGTGAGTAACGTTACAGTCAGTCTGAACACGTGGTACACGGTCAAGGCCATACGAAATGCACAAAATGGAAGTTTGACTATCAATGATGGTAACCCTGTGTACGTTACTTCGCCTGGGTTGGCTGTTGCTCTCGACGTTCGGTCCAATTTCTACTTGGGAGGGGTTCGCAAGTTGTCCAATGTCAATCCTAGAGCTGTGGACAACGCGGCGTCCTTTGTACAAGATTTTTCTGGCtgtattgattattttgag gtgAATGGAATCCTATATTTTCAGCCGAATACTGCTCCAGTAGAAGGAAGAAATATTGCTAACTGCCCCGAACAGCAAGTTGCTTAG
- the LOC131781585 gene encoding adenylyl cyclase-associated protein 1: MSGDLSALVARLEAVTSRLEAAADKAGGGEPADLGVIVEEYDQVLKGNVAEFFKLSSKIGGDVDTQAKLAKKVFDAQREFIVLASTCQKPSQDEFAKILKPQADCIGEVQSFREKNRASKVFNHLSALSEAIPALGWVSVSPTPAPHVKEMVDAAQFYLNRVLKDFKGKDETHVEWVKALKNSLMDLHAYVKAHHTTGVVWSKTGNVAKAGAGSVAPPPGKPAPPPPPAVQAPTPVSSGQDTQRGAANALFGEINKAGMNIAAGLRKVKDEEKTHKNKELRKTGPVPDKPKPAVVAPKPKAAAAKKPPVFELQGKKWAVEFQEDNKELVIREPSVSQTVYIYSCKNSTIQVKGKINSMVVDGCKKTAVVLEDAIGTVEFINCQSMQCQINGMVPTVSIDKTDGCQVLFPNGIGNTEIVTAKSSEMNIMMPKPGGDDMVEYCLPEQYKSVWNGKTFVTTCSESLG, translated from the exons ATGTCTGGTGACTTGAGTGCCCTTGTAGCTCGTCTTGAAGCAGTCACATCACGTTTAGAAGCTGCAGCTGACAAGGCCGGCGGCGGAGAACCAGCAG ATTTGGGAGTTATTGTTGAAGAGTACGACCAG GTGCTTAAGGGTAACGTGGCCGAATTTTTTAAGTTGTCGAGCAAAATTGGTGGCGATGTAGACACCCAG GCAAAGTTGGCTAAGAAAGTGTTTGATGCTCAAAGGGAATTTATTGTGCTTGCCTCTACGTGTCAAAAGCCCAGTCAA GATGAGTTTGCAAAGATATTGAAACCACAGGCAGATTGTATTGGTGAAGTACAG AGTTTTCGTGAGAAGAATCGTGCAAGCAAGGTTTTCAACCACCTGTCAGCCCTTAGTGAAGCCATTCCTGCCCTTGGATGGGTTAGTGTG AGCCCCACTCCAGCTCCTCATGTTAAAGAAATGGTTGATGCAGCACAGTTCTACCTGAACCGAGTATTGAAGGACTTCAAAGGAAA AGATGAAACACATGTGGAATGGGTGAAAGCTCTTAAAAATTCCCTTATGGACCTTCATGCATATGTTAAGGCTCATCACACAACTGGTGTAGTGTGGAGTAAAACA GGAAATGTTGCCAAAGCTGGAGCAGGGTCTGTGGCACCCCCACCTGGTAAACCtgctcccccaccccctcctgCTGTGCAAGCCCCTACCCCTGTTTCCTCAGGGCAAGATACCCAGCGTGGGGCTGCAAATGCATTATTTGGTGAGATCAACAAGGCAGGCATGAATATTGCTGCAG GACTTAGGAAAGTAAAGGATGAGGAGAAGACtcacaaaaacaaagaactgaGAAAGACTGGGCCTGTTCCTGACAAACCAAAACCAGCTGTAGTTGCCCCTAAGCCCAAAGCTGCAGCTGCCAAAAAACCTCCAGTGTTCGAGCTGCAAGGGAAGAAGTGGGCGGTT GAATTTCAAGAAGATAACAAAGAGCTTGTGATCAGGGAGCCATCAGTATCACAAACAGTTTACATCTATAGCTGCAAGAACAGCACCATTCAGGTCAAGGGCAAAATCAATTCCATGGTTGTGG ATGGCTGTAAGAAAACAGCAGTGGTTCTTGAGGATGCCATTGGCACCGTTGAATTTATCAACTGCCAGAGTATGCAGTGTCAG ATTAATGGCATGGTTCCAACAGTGTCAATTGATAAGACTGATGGCTGTCAAGTGCTCTTTCCTAATGGCATTGGCAACACAGAGATTGTGACTGCCAAGTCATCTGAGATGAATATCATGATGCCAAAGCCTGGTGGGGATGATATG gTGGAATACTGTTTGCCAGAACAGTACAAGAGCGTATGGAATGGCAAAACATTTGTTACCACTTGCAGCGAGTCTCTTGGATAA